The stretch of DNA TGAAAGTGTGGAAGATGCGAAAGTAGAAGGAGCAACAACAATTCAAAAAGAATGGGGCTTTCCTGCCTTCAAACGGACTTACCCTATTCCTGATAATGTGGACACCAACCAAATTTCAGCCACATACGAAAACGGTGTTTTGACAGTCACGCTTCCTAAGAAGAAAGTAGAAAAGAAAGAAAGTATTCGCATTGAAGTTATCTAAGTGATTTCGTTTACTCATTGAAGGTAATCCAAAATTCAATTGGTTTTTATCTTCGGAAGAAGCCTAAAATAAATTCTTATTTTAGGCTTCTTCTATTTTACTGAACACCAAAGTGTTTTTTTTGATTTTGAAGTAAATTTTCATTTTGGTTTTCGTTTTGATTTGTTTTTTAAAGATTTACCTTTGCAGTTTTCCTAAAACAAACTAGAGAAAACATTTTTTATATGGAAACCAAACAGAAGGTTCAGGTTTCTTCCGAGATAGGAAGACTGCGGAGGTTGCTGGTACATAGCCCTGATGTAGGTATTGGGAAGGTGATTCCTAGTAAAATGCACAATTGGCTCTACGATGATATTGTGGATTTACACAAAATGCGCTTGGAGTACAATGAATACATACAAGTACTGCTGTGGCTGTTGGATCCAGAAAAAATTGAAGGAAAGAAAATCAATGCTGCTTTCTTTAAGCCTTCAAAGTCGACCTACTTCAATTCGGACAAAGTAGTGGAAATCGAGCATTTATTATTGAAGGTATTGACTAAAAGCGAAGAAATAAAAAATCAATTGGTTACGCATGTTTGTGCTGCTGAAAAATGCAGTTTTGCAACCATGCAAAAATTGATGAAATTACCCCTCGAAAAATTGGCGAGGGTATTGATTTCGGGGGTTATTCCCGATGAGGATATTTTTGTATTTCCACCTGTACCCAACCTTATTTTTACCCGTGATATTGCGATTACAATCAACGATCATTTGTTGCTCACCAAACCGGCAGAAAGAGCAAGAGAACGGGAAGCGATTTTGACGAAATACATGGCCTTTTATGCTTTGTTTGATAAAGTAGATGGCGATTTTTCGGATAAAATCATTGAACTTCAAGAAGATAAAAGTTTTTGGCTGGATGATCCTGACCAGAAAGCAACAGTGGAAGGTGGAGATGTGATGATGATCAGTCACGATCATTTGGTGATCGGATGTAGCGTGCGTTCTTCTCCTGAGGGGGTTAGAAAGGTCATCAAACAATTGTTTGAAAAAAACGTGGTAAGCAAGGTATCAGTAGTGACGATTCCTGCAAAGCGAGATTATATGCACATTGATACCGTATTTACACAGGTGAAACGCAATATGTGGGTGGTATTTGGCCAATTTCTGGAAAACAAAGAGAATGGTAGTGAAATAGATATTGTGAAAACGCTGAAAAGCAGTAAAAAACAGAAGCGAGATACCATTAAGGTCACTCAGTTTGTGCGTAAAAACACGGCAAAAGGATACAAGTTGAAGATAGATGGCTCCTTGTCTTCTCTCAAAGCTTTGTTGACTCAGATAAGTGTGGAAGATTTTGGTTGTAAAAAAGAGGAAGTTGACATTATCTTGTGCGCTGGTGGAAAGACTCCGTATGATGAGCGTGAACAATGGACAGATGCCTGCAATTTGTTGGTACTGAGGGAAGGTGTGGTAATTGGCTACGACCGCAATAAAAAAACAGAGGAGGAATTTGCGAAACGGGGTTTTCAGGTGATTCATGCACTGGATTTTATTGACTTAATGAATCTGGGCAAATCTGTGGACGAAGTTTTGCACAAGGACACTTTGATTGTTTTTTCTTCTTCGGAACTTTCCCGGGCAAGAGGTGGTTCGCATTGTATGAGTATGCCACTTTGGAGAGAGGAGGTGGAGATTTGAGGAGAAATCAAGTGTAAAATCTTAAACAATACAACAAAAAGCAATTTAACAATTAATTGGCAATGAGCAATTTTAGCATCGAACAACAACTAAAGGAAGCTACTGTAGAGGCAGTGAAGAATTTATTTGGCGTAGAAACAAGTACAGATCAAATAATTGTAAACGATACCCGCAAAGAATTTGCAGGAGATTTGACGGTAGTAGTGTTTCCTTTTGTGAGATTTGCTAAACGTTCTCCACAGCAAACGGGAGACGTAATTGGGACTTATTTGCAAGAAAAGTTTGACTTTATCACAGGCTTCAATACCATTCAGGGTTTTTTGAACTTGAGTATTGCAGATAGTCATTGGCTGCAAATCTTCAATGCGATGTGTAAAGAGATAGACTATGGTCAGCATCCTTCAACAGGCAAAAAGATTGTGCTGGAATATTGTGGCCCAAACACCAACAAGCCTTTGCATTTGGGGCATATCAGAAATATGTTGTTGGGTTATGCTACGGCAAATATTTTGATGGCAGCAGGTGATGAGGTGCATAAGGTGAATATCTACAACGATAGAGGAACGGCGATTTGTAAATCTATGTTGGGTTGGCAAAAGTATGCAAATGGTGCTACGCCTGATTCAACGGGGATGAAAGGAGATCATTTTGTAGGAAAATGGTATGTGAGGTATGCTACGGAGTTTGGCAAGGAATACCAAGCATGGCAACAAACAGCAGAAGGTCAACAGGTTTTTGAGGCTTGGAAACAAGATGAGAGGTTGGTTAGGAAGACTTTGAAGGAAATCGAGGCTGCTAAAAAGAAAGCGGAAAATGAAGGAAAGGAAATCAATGAGGCAGATTATGAACTTCAAAATTACTTCTTCAAAAAAATCTATGAGCAGACTTACTCCAATACGTATAGCAAATTGGGGGCGGAAATCGCCGAAATGTTGAGAAAATGGGAAGCAAACGACCCTGAGGTAAGACAACTTTGGGAAATGAACAATCAGTGGGTATATGAGGGTTTGGAAGAAACTTATAAAATAATAGGGGTTGATTTTGAGAAAGATTACATGGAATCAGAGAACTATTTGCAGGGCAAGCAAGTGGTTTTGAAGGGATTGAAGGAAGGTATTTTTTACCAAAAAGAAGATGGCTCTGTATGGATTGACTTGGAGGATATGAAGTTAGACCATAAGCTACTGTTGAGAAAAGATGGCACTTCGGTTTACATCACACAAGACATTGCAGTGGCAGAGAATCGCTATGCAGACTACCAAATGGATGACTCTATCTATGTAGTTGGTGACGCACAAGCCTATCATTTTCAGGTATTGAAGGGTGTATTGCAGAGAATGGGTAAACCCTATGCCGATGGTATTCACCATTTGGGCTATGGTATGGTGTTTTTGCCATCGGGTAAGATGAAGTCGAGAGAAGGACAAACGGTGGATGCGGATGATTTGATTGCTCAAATGATTGACATGGCAAGAGAACTTACGCAGGAACAGGGTAAGATTGCAGATTTGTCACCTGATGAGTTAGAAGGATTGTATAAAAAGTTGGGATTAGGAGCATTGAAGTATTTTATTTTGAGAATTGGGGCGAAAAAAAGCTTTGTTTTTAACCCAGAAGAATCCATTGATTTTCAAGGCGATACTGGCACTTACATTCAATACAACTATGCACGATCACAA from Chitinophagales bacterium encodes:
- a CDS encoding arginine deiminase family protein, translated to METKQKVQVSSEIGRLRRLLVHSPDVGIGKVIPSKMHNWLYDDIVDLHKMRLEYNEYIQVLLWLLDPEKIEGKKINAAFFKPSKSTYFNSDKVVEIEHLLLKVLTKSEEIKNQLVTHVCAAEKCSFATMQKLMKLPLEKLARVLISGVIPDEDIFVFPPVPNLIFTRDIAITINDHLLLTKPAERAREREAILTKYMAFYALFDKVDGDFSDKIIELQEDKSFWLDDPDQKATVEGGDVMMISHDHLVIGCSVRSSPEGVRKVIKQLFEKNVVSKVSVVTIPAKRDYMHIDTVFTQVKRNMWVVFGQFLENKENGSEIDIVKTLKSSKKQKRDTIKVTQFVRKNTAKGYKLKIDGSLSSLKALLTQISVEDFGCKKEEVDIILCAGGKTPYDEREQWTDACNLLVLREGVVIGYDRNKKTEEEFAKRGFQVIHALDFIDLMNLGKSVDEVLHKDTLIVFSSSELSRARGGSHCMSMPLWREEVEI
- the argS gene encoding arginine--tRNA ligase — its product is MSNFSIEQQLKEATVEAVKNLFGVETSTDQIIVNDTRKEFAGDLTVVVFPFVRFAKRSPQQTGDVIGTYLQEKFDFITGFNTIQGFLNLSIADSHWLQIFNAMCKEIDYGQHPSTGKKIVLEYCGPNTNKPLHLGHIRNMLLGYATANILMAAGDEVHKVNIYNDRGTAICKSMLGWQKYANGATPDSTGMKGDHFVGKWYVRYATEFGKEYQAWQQTAEGQQVFEAWKQDERLVRKTLKEIEAAKKKAENEGKEINEADYELQNYFFKKIYEQTYSNTYSKLGAEIAEMLRKWEANDPEVRQLWEMNNQWVYEGLEETYKIIGVDFEKDYMESENYLQGKQVVLKGLKEGIFYQKEDGSVWIDLEDMKLDHKLLLRKDGTSVYITQDIAVAENRYADYQMDDSIYVVGDAQAYHFQVLKGVLQRMGKPYADGIHHLGYGMVFLPSGKMKSREGQTVDADDLIAQMIDMARELTQEQGKIADLSPDELEGLYKKLGLGALKYFILRIGAKKSFVFNPEESIDFQGDTGTYIQYNYARSQAILRKYNKDDYQQDFSFDNGIEDLEKEIIMLQYKYPSVVLEAATNYDPSIITAYAYNLAKTYSKFWAAHSILGNADEKVTAFRVALTANNARLIKSAMNLLGIEVPNRM